The following are from one region of the Carassius auratus strain Wakin unplaced genomic scaffold, ASM336829v1 scaf_tig00033419, whole genome shotgun sequence genome:
- the LOC113081214 gene encoding glycine receptor subunit alpha-4-like, with protein sequence MLPQVIRILYILSFFFFQGGFIRLGSCKEEIKSSSRPAPKPMSPSDFLDKLMGRTSGYDARIRPNFKGPPVNVTCNIFINSFGSITETTMDYRLNVFLRQQWNDPRLAYSEYPDASLDLDPSMLDSIWKPDLFFANEKGANFHEITTDNKLLRIFQNGNVLYSIRLTLILSCPMDLKNFPMDIQTCTMQLESFGYTMNDLIFEWLSDSPVQVADDLTLPQFLLKEEKDLGYCTKHYNTGKFTCIEVKFHLERQMGYYLIQMYIPSLLIVILSWVSFWINMDAAPARVGLGITTVLTMTTQSSGSRASLPKVSYVKAIDIWMAVCLLFVFAALLEYAAVNFVSRQHKEFIRLRKKHRRQRIEEDLVRESRGFYFRGYGLGHCLQAKDGTTVDGSSVFTPPPPVQVLYDGEAIRKRFVDRAKRIDTISRAVFPLSFLIFNIFYWITYKVLRHEDIHASL encoded by the exons ACTGGGCTCCTGTAAAGAGGAGATAAAGTCCTCCAGCAGGCCAGCCCCGAAACCAATGTCCCCATCTGACTTTCTGGACAAGCTGATGGGAAGGACCTCCGGCTATGACGCTCGCATCAGACCCAACTTCAAAG GACCCCCAGTAAATGTCACCTGTAATATTTTCATCAACAGCTTTGGATCCATTACTGAGACAACTATG GATTATAGGCTTAACGTTTTTCTACGCCAGCAGTGGAATGACCCTCGACTGGCCTATAGTGAATATCCTGACGCTTCTCTAGACCTGGACCCTTCTATGCTGGACTCCATATGGAAACCTGACTTGTTCTTTGCTAATGAAAAAGGTGCAAACTTCCATGAAATCACAACAGACAACAAGCTGCTGAGGATCTTTCAGAATGGGAATGTGCTATACAGCATTAG GCTAACACTCATCCTGTCTTGTCCCATGGACTTGAAGAATTTCCCAATGGACATTCAAACCTGTACCATGCAGCTAGAAAGTT TTGGCTACACCATGAATGATCTGATCTTCGAGTGGCTTTCTGATAGCCCTGTGCAGGTGGCGGATGACTTGACTCTTCCTCAGTTTTTACTAAAGGAGGAAAAAGATCTTGGCTACTGCACTAAACACTACAACACAG GTAAATTCACCTGCATTGAGGTGAAGTTTCACTTAGAGAGACAGATGGGCTACTATCTCATTCAGATGTACATCCCCAGTCTGCTGATTGTCATCTTGTCTTGGGTGTCTTTCTGGATCAACATGGATGCTGCCCCTGCTCGGGTGGGCTTGGGTATCACCACTGTGCTGACCATGACCACCCAAAGCTCCGGTTCACGAGCCTCTCTACCCAAG GTGTCCTATGTGAAGGCCATTGACATCTGGATGGCCGTTTGtctgttgtttgtgtttgctGCATTGTTGGAGTATGCAGCAGTCAACTTCGTCTCAAGGCAACACAAGGAGTTCATCAGGCTGCGCAAGAAGCATCGAAGGCAGAGAATA GAAGAAGATCTTGTTCGGGAAAGTCGTGGCTTTTACTTCCGTGGGTACGGACTGGGCCATTGCTTACAAGCGAAAGACGGGACAACTGTGGATGGGTCCAGCGTATTCACCCCTCCACCCCCAGTGCAAGTCCTGTATGACGGAGAGGCCATTCGGAAGCGTTTTGTGGACCGAGCCAAGCGAATCGACACCATATCCAGAGCCGTCTTTCCTCTCAGCTTCCTCATATTCAACATCTTTTACTGGATCACCTACAAAGTGCTGCGACACGAGGACATCCACGCCAGCCTGTAA